A window of Flavobacterium flavigenum contains these coding sequences:
- a CDS encoding penicillin acylase family protein — translation MKIIKKILLAVLVLLVVTAISLFAYIFHLKPQYEGEVQLKNLKKETTVYFDDVGVPHIYADSEKDAMTALGYVHAQERLWQMELLRRIAPGRLSEIFGGVALKNDTFFAGIGIQEASAKAIAKLDKNSESYKLTQAYLDGINQYLENGVTPIEFTLVGVKKQKFTIEDVYNIFGYMSFSFAMAQKTDPLLTEIRDKYGVEYLKDLGIEGEFNTTQIKNSKENVEEYTEIAKSVALLLDKSPVPPFVGSNSWVVGANKTKTGKVIFANDPHIGFSQPGTWYEAHLVTPKQELYGCYLAGTPFPLLAHNRDYAYGLTMFENDDIDFYQEKNKTGDPSQYQTPTGFSKYEIRKKTIKVKDSSDVILTVKITRHGPVMNDLIERLDKKNPIAMSWTYTREPILILDAAYGLSHAKNTADFKKAVSLIAAPGLNVMYGDAKGNVGWWASGKLYRHNEGINTHLILDGSTGKDDITRFLDFEKNPSAENPKWGYVYSANNQPEAIDNGFLYPGYYLPEDRAKRISGLLDAKSDWDKEGISKMIYDNTSDVAVGVVKDLISGLDSKPLSNKEKEALKVLKSWKGTTNIKDVAPTIYNKWIYLYLKNTFEDEMGKDNFNLFLGISLGKQVIANQIKNENSVWWDNIKTKNIKETRTVVVSKAFRDAIVALQNQLGENISDWNWGKVHTVEHEHPLGKIAALRKLFNVGPFNSPGSNEVINNLFFGYNGEAKYYVKGGPSTRRVVDFSDIENSWSILPTGQSGNPFSKHYDDQAEMYNAGKFRKMKLNKDEIIRTSTKLVFKPKG, via the coding sequence GGCTATGTTCATGCCCAGGAAAGATTATGGCAAATGGAATTACTGCGCCGAATTGCTCCTGGACGTTTATCTGAAATTTTTGGAGGTGTCGCACTTAAAAATGATACATTTTTTGCCGGAATTGGTATTCAAGAAGCTTCTGCAAAAGCAATTGCGAAATTAGATAAAAACAGCGAAAGCTATAAACTTACCCAGGCTTATCTTGACGGAATAAATCAATATTTAGAGAATGGGGTTACTCCAATAGAATTTACTTTGGTAGGCGTAAAAAAGCAAAAATTTACCATAGAAGATGTGTATAATATTTTCGGTTATATGTCTTTTAGTTTTGCAATGGCGCAAAAAACGGATCCCTTGCTTACAGAAATCCGGGATAAATATGGTGTTGAATATTTAAAAGACTTAGGAATCGAAGGCGAATTCAATACAACACAAATTAAAAACTCAAAAGAAAATGTAGAAGAATATACTGAGATAGCAAAATCAGTTGCTCTTCTGTTGGATAAATCTCCAGTTCCACCGTTTGTTGGAAGCAATAGCTGGGTTGTGGGAGCAAATAAAACCAAAACAGGAAAAGTTATTTTTGCAAATGATCCACATATCGGATTTTCTCAGCCTGGAACCTGGTATGAAGCACATTTAGTTACACCGAAGCAAGAATTGTATGGCTGTTACCTGGCAGGAACTCCATTTCCGCTTTTGGCACATAACAGGGATTATGCTTATGGTCTGACAATGTTCGAAAATGATGATATCGATTTTTATCAGGAAAAAAACAAAACAGGCGACCCTTCTCAATACCAAACGCCGACAGGTTTTAGCAAATATGAAATCAGAAAAAAAACAATAAAAGTAAAAGATTCTTCAGATGTTATTCTTACAGTTAAAATAACGCGCCACGGACCTGTTATGAATGATTTAATTGAACGCTTAGATAAGAAAAATCCAATTGCGATGTCATGGACTTATACAAGAGAGCCTATCTTGATTTTAGATGCAGCTTACGGACTTTCGCATGCTAAAAATACTGCCGATTTTAAAAAAGCGGTTAGTCTGATCGCTGCACCAGGGTTAAATGTAATGTATGGCGATGCAAAAGGTAATGTTGGATGGTGGGCGAGCGGGAAATTATACAGGCATAATGAGGGTATAAATACACATTTAATTTTAGATGGTTCAACAGGTAAAGATGATATTACCAGGTTTTTAGATTTTGAAAAAAATCCTTCAGCTGAAAATCCGAAATGGGGATATGTTTATTCTGCCAATAATCAGCCAGAAGCTATTGATAATGGATTTCTTTACCCAGGATATTATTTGCCAGAAGACCGCGCCAAAAGAATTTCGGGACTTTTGGACGCAAAATCCGATTGGGACAAAGAAGGGATCAGTAAGATGATTTACGATAACACTTCTGATGTTGCGGTTGGTGTGGTTAAAGATCTCATTTCGGGTTTAGATTCAAAACCACTTTCAAACAAAGAAAAAGAAGCATTGAAAGTTTTAAAATCATGGAAGGGAACGACGAATATAAAGGATGTCGCGCCTACGATTTACAACAAGTGGATTTATCTGTATTTGAAAAATACTTTTGAAGACGAAATGGGTAAAGACAATTTCAATCTTTTTTTAGGAATTTCTTTAGGAAAACAAGTTATTGCCAATCAGATCAAAAATGAAAATTCAGTTTGGTGGGATAACATCAAAACCAAAAATATAAAAGAAACGAGAACTGTTGTTGTTTCAAAAGCATTCCGAGATGCCATCGTTGCTTTGCAAAATCAGTTAGGTGAAAATATTTCTGACTGGAATTGGGGAAAAGTGCATACGGTAGAACACGAACATCCATTAGGGAAAATTGCAGCACTCCGAAAGTTATTTAATGTGGGACCTTTCAATTCTCCGGGTTCCAATGAAGTAATCAATAATTTGTTTTTTGGATATAATGGCGAAGCAAAATATTATGTAAAAGGCGGTCCTTCGACAAGAAGAGTCGTTGATTTTTCGGATATAGAAAACAGTTGGAGCATCTTACCGACCGGTCAATCCGGAAACCCATTTAGCAAACATTATGATGATCAGGCAGAAATGTACAACGCCGGAAAGTTTAGAAAGATGAAACTGAATAAAGACGAGATTATAAGGACTTCGACAAAATTGGTTTTTAAACCTAAAGGGTAG